Part of the Micropterus dolomieu isolate WLL.071019.BEF.003 ecotype Adirondacks linkage group LG17, ASM2129224v1, whole genome shotgun sequence genome is shown below.
AGTACATGtatctcaaaattgtacttaagtacagaatAGTTATTTTCCACCAATGCAATGAGGGAAAAGCTTGCCCTCATCACAACAAAGTCAAGAAGATaagaacacacgcacacacaaatccacTAAACTCCCATGCACGCCATTACATTAATACTTAAACAAAATCAGCAATGTCAGCAAAGGGTACAGAAAGACTGTCAGGAAGCGCAGCGCTGAAAGCAACTCCCCTTCACTCttaccaaacacacacacacacatttgcatacatgcacaaacaaaCTCTCACGTGTGTGACTGGTGCTGCTGCTCGCTTGTTGCTCTCCAATCATGAGTCAGAGCCAAAGACAGCCGACCAATGAAATGGCAGCTCCTCACTCATAACCACGGTGACCGCCGTCTGCCTAGCAGAACTCTGGGTAACCAGGTGGAGCCGCACAACAAAGACCTGCAGCTGGATTACTATGCACCTAGCGATGCACTTCTCAATTTCAGTCAGTACGAGAGTTAGTACTGTTCTTAAAAAAGACAACCTGCCATCTTTTACTAAATTAACTGCCATTTTGTTACTTTATTTTCACAGACTAACGCCAACAAGGACCACAGTGGCCTGATAGTAACCTTGAATATGAATTACCATGTTTATCACACTCTCTGACATCACTGAGGAAAGTCAAAAGGGAAATAAGAATAATTTTGCTGAGATATTCAGAGTTGCGTGGGAGCTTATCACAACATACCCTATAAAGTAGGCTAAatatatgatgatatttacTATATAAGTATTACTCATAAAAGAGTCATGTTCATCCCAGTGAGTGAGTCAAATGTTTTTAAGTAgatcatgtttttaaataaaaagatatgTTTAAATTATATGTGGGATCTTCAAACAAGTAGGAATGGGTATTTTGATTCTAAAGCTGTGACAGACTTCATTTAAAGTTATTAATTCTGTATGTAATTcttatgtatgatgctttggcaatattgttattacacattcatgccaataaagctaatttgaattgaattgaattgaattctcAACAAATCCAGACTAGAAGCTAAAGACTGATTTATCTTACTCCTCTGtaccatagagctccattgctgtacaagaaatattaaaaacacatcaataagCCACACTTGGTGACATTTGGAGTTATTCCCACATGCACCGTCCTGCTGCTGTAAGTACACACTAAAGCAACGAATGTGTATCAATAAACAGCTTAAAATAGACCGATAAATGCACTGTTTTGTGCATTTGGTAAAAACCACAGTGGTCAGTTGCCTAAAAAGGAAACTATATGTTTGTGAGGGGCTGGGGTGTGAGATAGATGGCAGAAAGGAGATGGACTAACACTAACacttgttggttttggtctatTCATGGAatagggggtggtgatggcgcatagataagatgcttgcctttggtgtgggagacctgggttcccacttgtgtccctgagcaagacacttaacctctagttgctccagaggcgtgcgacctctgacatgtatagcaattgtaagtcgctttggataaaagcgtcagctaaatgactaaatgcaaatgtacatttgttgaCAGAGCTCACACAGGTTACAAGCAATAACATGACAGAAAGATTAAGTTTATGGCAGTCTAAGGTTAAATTCTGCAGGTTGAATAAGTAGGAAAATGAATGTAACCATCCAATAAGCCACCCTTATAAACGTCTTAATCAGAGTAAAGCACGTTATTGTCGTGCCAGTAAACATAGCTGTTTGTGGCAAAGCAAGGTTGAAGTGAggttttctctgtgtgtgtgcgcatgtgcaCACTCCTGTTTGAAGCAGCAGTGAGAGAAGGGCATGAGCTGTGTTAATACAACAACAGGGAAAAGGCCCAGTGATGGTTGCCATGGTAAATATGGCCCCCTGTTGCGTGCTAGCAGtcccttcctccccctcctcgCCCCTTTCTCTACTATCCCTCTCCATGTCTGTTTTTCCACTAACCGActtcctttctctccttctaTGATTTACACCATTTCTACTGCTTCCTCCTTCCCCGAGTCACCCTCCCTCCTCCATATTTCCTTCACGCCACAGTGGCCTCCCTACGGGCTATAGACAGGCCCTGAATGCTGCACAGAACGTGGCGACCTTCAATGCATCATTGCAGGCTGACTGGGGCAGCAACGAGACGTCACCACCGTCATGCCACACTCCTGACCCAAAACCACATCGGTAGTGATGTCTTGTAATCACCTCCTGGATGTTCATCCTGACCTGCAGTTCACACTGCATACTGAGCACATACTGGGATTAAGCAGAGCTATAGGCAGCATATTCATCATTGTCAGTTTTTCTCATATCACTGTAACAGTATTGTTTTGTACTATTTTGTTTAATACTACAAAACAATTATAAGACATTTCTTCCTGAATGCTCTCTGAAATACTGAAAATTTAACTTGACTTCACAGAACCGAGCAGTCTGGGGTGATGAACAGTAACTGGCAGATGATTGTTTGACAGATGACACAGTGACACTTTAAGATTAAGTGAAATAGTGAAATatggaaaataatgaaaataataatcgGAGGACCTTCTTTCAATGTGAAAACACACCGTATCTTTGGAATATTTTATCAGAGGTATTATAATATCTATTTGGTTTGGTCTAAGTGTTCatcagtatttgttttattgattattcTGCAAGATTATTTAACCGATAACATTGAACAAGTTGTCAGATTATTTCTTTTTAGTACAGCTCTTATGGCTATAATATGAAATGATGggtaaaatatgtttaattcTGACACCAAAAATGTTCAACAAAGTTCAGTAAATTTCACAGAAAAACCCCACAATTCATTAATCGGCAACTGTTTTCATAATCAATTAATAGCTtgagtaattttttaagaaataatGCCAAATATTGCCTAGTTCGAGTTGCTCcagtgtgaggatttgctgtttttttggcttttatatcattttaaactgACTATCCTTCGGTTTTAGACTCTTGGTTGGAAAAATCAAGACATCAGAAGATGTCATCTTGGGCCTGTAGAAAGTTGTAATGGacatatttcagtattttcttaCATATTATTGATAAAACGATCAATCAATAATAGCAATTCTAGTTTAACGGGCGTGTTTTTGGAGCACCCACACAGCTTTATTAAAAGTCTGAACTTTCAATAGGTGTGTAGCAAACAAGTGAGCAACTTAAAGTAGTAACAGGTGTGAATACTACAGTGATAGAAGAGCAGTAATGAGTTAATGTTCGCTGTGCTCCAGGAGCTCAGTTAACCCTGTAGTAAAGTCACTGCACTGCCTTGACACAGCCCTACATCACCCATTTGTTGATGCCACAACATGGCAGCGTGGTGAACTGGTCTCCTCATGAAAACATCAAGGCCTATTCATTTCCactttatttattgtctttttattttctctttctcacgTGTGCATGCCTTCAGTTAATGTAATTGCTGGGGGGTAAATAGCAAGAGAGGCTATGGCACGCAAACCTTTTGAAATGGGATGGAAATGATGGGATGTGTTATTTATTGTGATACTAGGCTATGGAGCAATGAATAAGACTAgcctatgcctttggtgtgagggaccgggttcaatcccccactgtgacccatccaccactgtgtccctgagcaagacacttaacctctagttgctccagaggcagcAACCTCTGACAGGTATGGCAattgtaagtggctttggataaaagcatcagctaaatgtaatgtaaataatgctgtttttgttcaatgaccacacacacacccttcccATATTCTTCATTAAATTAGACACAATGTGATCTATTCCTGCACTCTTATAGGCCATGTGTTATTTCACCTGCCTCCACACAAGAGAAATCCAGCACCTGCCGAAATATAGCCTACAGCCTGTGAACCCGGTGAACCGGAACAGTCAGCAGCAGACTAGGCTACTTCAAGACTATGGAGGTCTGAGTGTCTTGTGGGGGTGCACCGGTACGGCTCACCTGTCAGGCTGTCATAGCACTCGATCTCGGTGCTCTCCACGGCTCTCCGCTGCTCCTCGGTCAGCTTGGCCGCGGCTTGGTTCAGTAGGTTGACCTCGGAGCCCGTCGTCCCGTCGACAACATGCACCCCTTTGAGTTGCAGCAGCGCCCGGTGGTACTTGCCGATCGCTTCACGAAATTTCTTCTCCTTGTAGCAGCGGTGACCCTCCACCTTGAAGTCGATGGCTTTCTGGATCTTCGCCTCCATCTCCATTTCAGCGGAGCCGGCCCGATACCCGCCGCCGTCGCTTCCGGCGGCCGCAGCCAGGCTCCGGCCACCGGTCTCCGGGTAGCTTTTAAGGCTCTTTATCTGGTGCTGTTTGGCTTCCATGTCTCTCAGTGAAGGCGGCTGGAGCGGGCCATGGTGCTCGGACACGAATGTGTGTTTTGGGGAGGACCGGAGCAGCGTGCTGTGCATAAAGGATGCGGGACAGATCGGCAGAGACGGCAGGGCAGGCAGCGGAACCGGAGAGACGACGAGCTCCGAAAAACAGCCAAGACACGGGCTTCAGAAACGTCTTTGTTTGCTTGTGCTTGAGGAACGAATGTCAAATGAATTTAAAGGATATTTGCGTTTAAAAAGAGATAAATAAGGCGCGCTGGCACGAACATGCTCCAATCATCAGTTCTCCGAAAAACAACTGAATCCTCGCTCTGGTCCGCTCGCGGAAGGATGCTCGGGTGGATTTCTATGGCAGCAGCCTCCGAGGCACGCGCAGCTTCAGCACCACAAACAGCGCACACACGACAACCCCTGCCGCGCGGcattgtgggggaaaaaaagagaagtcgTGAGGCGTTGCTGCAGACCAGATTTTCACATGACAAAAACCGAAGAAACGTGCTGAAATGTCCTGACACGATCGATTATTTGACAAAACGACACTGCACCTAGATAAATTGGTTAAAACAGTGTATTACTTAGGCCTATATATGGGCATAAATACTagctcatttgcatatttattgaaCTATTAGACAAAGGGCACGCCCTACCGCTCACAGTGATAGGCCTAGTCTTATATTTATAACAGGcaatttaaatgattaattaatagTCGCCTATATTATTGAGGATTACGTCACTCCCACTGTTTGGAAGTGGCCAGATGTCACAACTAAAAAACAGGTTACCGGCTGATTATGATACAGGCTGATTCAGCTTAATACTGTAAGTTGACCCCCCCCCTCTATAAACCTCACATTATGGCCAAACTGCCTGATGACTTCAGCTAATAAGGTTTTCAAGGAGATGGAGACGGACAGCAGGAGGCTGCAGGGACCAGAGGAGGATGAAGGGCAGGATGAGGAAGGAGAGAGCGACCTCTAGGGGAGATAGTGTCACTTACACCCATTTGATGTGATGTATGGCAGGGGTTTTtcaaagccccccccccctcacacacacacctttagtTTTGGTAAGTTTCGCTCagttcctggatgcctatgagatcatgattatatgatttgatcccatagacacatTTGAGCCAAGATAACCTTaaattgctgtttgacataacttctgactaaatagtttttaaaaaaaggtctgtcctaaggcatttataaGTTTCTGACTCTGTTGGGGGAAAACAGTTCCCccaaactactgtatctctgaactcaaACACATAGGCTATTCTGTGtaaactaatgcaataagtaatgtacTATTGTGTCACCTCCATTCaatgagcctcccctgaaactgtttggagcccccctagggaggcctgcctcacactttgaaaacccctgatgTATGGTAAACCTGCAGCTCACCAGTCTTATCTCTGCATAAATTATACATCATTTTCTGCAAGGTTATCACCTTTTTTCTTCCAGATTTATTAACAACCATGCATGTCTGAGGTGTGATTCACCTGGTTCATAAGCAGCAGCACATACAAAGGAAAGCCTCACATGAGGTTAAGGGTATCCTCTGTGAGTCACGTAAACACTTGCAGTTTCAAATATTTGTACTGAATTCTAAAGTGCCAAGTGTCACAAGCAGGAGGTTTTCTTACCTTTCCTGCTTGAATCATTCTCTAATTTGGAAATACTCAATTGTCCCTGTGGGGAATTGGAATTCAGCATCAACGACATTTGTTTGATTTCAGACTGCACAAGATGAgtaatttgatttttttgttactGACACTTAACACTTCACtatgtaaacatttaataaattgtatataacacactataatgtagttgtacaaggacatttcctgtttaatgtacagtatttgtcaacaaatattattttatatcaatACAAGTGAGTTTTACTATTTTGTCATTCATTATGTgttgttgacaaatacattaacTACTTATATCTGTTTTATAGACAATATGTTTAGATAGAACTCATGCATGCTAAATAGAGGGACTGAAATGTTATATCAAGCTGTTAATCCTGTATCTCGTACTTTAAAGCACTGATGGATAAAATAACTAGCATACATAGTTCAGGTATTTAAATGTGTCATCAGTGTGGACCTCAGGGTATTTATAGATAAATAGAGACGGACTTGACTGATGGGATTGTCCATGGATTCTGTAACTAGCTCATATTCACTTACTGTCCTCAAGTAAACTTCATGTCTTCTGtctttttaatctttaaaataagGTGGTCAGCATCACACCAGTGCAAAAACATGATATTTGGGAGTCACCACAGCTGTTTTATACCTACAGTAGCTCTCTACAGATCAtgtgtaaaaattacaataatactgCTGTGAGATCATGTCATCTAAAAATAGGCTAGATGAAATGTTGTCCTTTCCATTTAAAGGGAACCTCATGTCTGAAGCAGCCAACAGCCGCATGTAATTATGTCGTTTCTGTCCACATGTTCCATTTTTGACATTACCCATGTATTTGTACTGAGGAGGTAAACCGATGTAaacgtttttaaaaaatacagttaaGATCTGGATGCCAGACGTGTTCCCAGCTGCAGCTGATCAGAGTAAAGAAGCATTCTCTGATGAAACATCATTAACATAACGCGCCGACATGTCAGCCAACATTATGCAGCAGTAGCTACCTCTTTGTGGGAGGAGCAGGAATTTAATGGGTTTATTGATAAAGGATCAGCTACATGATCCCAGGGGAATAAAAATATTGACTTTGTTGTTATGTCAATACTTAAAAAGAGTCGCAAAGAACAGTTTGTGCCAATGACATACACTGAAAATATCTccttcacatacacacagagaaaaagaacagCAAAGACATTTGGAcccttttctcttttaattattttccaaGGGTTCTCCAAATTCAAGACTTTCTCCCATAATATCTTCAAAAAATTCAGACAGTTCAAGGTGTGTTTTGCTCTGCGATGTGATTTTAACTActtcaaatatttacagtgttacAAAGTTCTGGTGTGAAGTCTGAAAGACCAAAAGAGTACACAGGTGTTAATGGCCCATACTGGGGATAAAGGTGAACTTCCTACTGACACCAGGCCTGACGGAGTTTCATTTCATGGATACATAATACAAGACTGTCCACATAGAAAAATATGCAGCAGGTTCTGTGTGGTTTGAAATCAAGTCTAACAAATCTATACattgcatttcaaaataaatgatatTCTACTGATCTGACCTTCAAGTTGGTGGttttagaaaatgtttagtACTATGGTAGAAAAGTTGACATGGTTCAGAGGTGTGAACTTCTACCCTACAAaatgcagaagaagaggaggaagtgtGGTGCTTTTCCTTGATTCAAGTGTTCAGAGAGGTCATTCTGTGTAACcatttgagttttgttttccaCACACTGAAAATAAGAACTTTTACccattttttactttcaaaaCATGATGAGGTCATTTTGAGATGGTGCAACAAAGAGAAACGTTTAATCCTCACCTCTTAGCTAGTCTGCACTCctgtgttttaaaacaagaataaacTTAAATTGCTTGTGGTGTGGAATAAAACTTCAATGTGTTTTACATCAttttgagaaaaagaaataaattcacTTTCAGGCATTTTCAACTACTTAACTGTATTCATTCAGGAGGACTCAAACAAGGGGAAGTTTGGGCAGCAGCATCCTTATATGTGGAGTTAAAGGGTAAAATTCAAACTACCATTATGGCAGCCTGGTTGACGTCATGCTCATGCCTTAAGCTCACAAATATAGTTAAACATATATTTCTTTACAAATGATAAACAGCAGATATAACGGAGACATGAGGAAATAGCTTCCTGGTTGAGCAACGTAATACAGAGAACTTTGAGCCCTCAAATTAAAAGCTTGGACACTAAACAAAAGGTGATTATCCAATAactaaagtgtaaaaaaaaaaaaagaaatcatagTTTTTTATCTAAGAGTAACCCTAAAGCCACAATGCAGCATTAAAAACGTCCACACACTCAGACTGAACAAGAAAAACGCTCCAATCAGCAGTCCTGCATGTTGTCAGGATTAATGCAAAAAGGTTGTGATAAAAATTCTATAAAGGACATATAGAAACAGTCTATTCTTAGTTTTAGGATTGTATGTGTTAGGTTTTCTTGCTGCCCAGTCTCTTAAAAACACTGATAGCCCTAACGTCCATCTGGGCACCCAAagactctcctcctcctgctgctgctcctccagctAAGGCCCCAGTGCTGCTACTGACCTTGGGGCTCGCTATGGTTAGTCTCTCCTGGGCTTTGGGCCTGGTGCTGGTCACCCTGTTGTCCTGTGTGTCGGCAGGCGTGGGCGACAAAGCCTTGTTCGGGTGTGTGGAAGGGAGCTTGCCCAGTCTCTGAAGCACACTAATCTTGGCGGGGGGGAGGCCATTGAGGGAAGAAgcggaggtggaggaagaggtgggAGTGTCAGAGGGAGGTAGTTTGAATTTGCCTCCCAGGCGCCGCAGGGTGGTCGGCGGTGGTTTGGTGGCTGGCTCTTTCGTCTGGGAGGGTGCGGGTCTCTTGAGGACGCCAGCATACTGGAGGACAGAGCAGTCTCCGTCGCTGTTGTCCCCGTCATCTACATCCATGTTTCCAGCCATTTTGGCCAGCCTCAGCCTGTTTGCCTCTTCCGGCCCTCTGTCCAGGCGACTGAACACACCGGTGGGCTGTCAAAGGTGAGCATTATGAGCACAGAGCTTATCTTTTTGCCTGTTCCAATACAATACAAAGCGTGCTATCACGACATAGTGACAGGCCTCACCTTGTTATTGCTTGTTGTTGTGTCTGCCTTTGATTCAGCCCCAAGTCTTGCAAACACAGAGGTGCGTTTCAAACCTTTTTGAGGAGCAGAGCAACAGGCAATTGGAAAGTTTTACACAGAAACTATTGTGACTGTTTGGCTCATGTTTTGATAACTCATTAGTGATGGAGAAATAATCAGTTAGCCACATGCTGCCGATCATAACAGAAAAATCTTATCATTACTGTATTTTAACTGCTGAGAGTGTTGCAGTACAAAACAGTGTGTCACATGAACATTTAAGGTGTTTAAGGTTTTATTAAAATGGGCTCCCAATGTATCTAACGCAGCAGTTACCAGCTCTACGAGTCAGTGCTGTACTAGTCAAAAGAACAAGTTAAAGTAGCAGATCAATTGAGCAAGTTTCCAAAATTTGGCCCGAAAGTGGTAACTGACAGAAGCCAACCTGCTCATAATGGTTTTCTTTCgtgaaataaatatgaataaatgtgagCAGTTTACAGCATTGCAACTCTTTTCAGATACAGAGCCCACTGGAGAATTCATGCCATGGAAAAAAAGACCAGACAAAGATTTTTTTAGTCAGGTAAAATCAAAAGgaacaaaggaaaaaaacaagaacagttTGACAGAGGGATTAATTGTTGGTGCAATGGGAAGTATTAGTAGGGGAGTATCAGTAAAGACAAGGGATTCAAGCAGGCTCAGCCCTGGGTCACCTGATTCAGATTTAGAATGATGGAACTCCATTAAAACCTTTAGTATTGATTAGCGGTGGTGAGCGACAGCATTATTTGAGCGTGTTGTCGGCGAGGCCACTGGGTCAGGCCTACCTTTCTTGGCCTGCTGGGCCAGGATGCGGCGTGTACGAGGCGTTGTGCCTTTGGGCATGTTGATGATGTACTTGCCTTCCATCTCTGCTGTCACACGTCGGCGCTTCACTCCTGGCAAACCGTTCCCCTCATCAGCTGGCTGACTTACAACTGACCAACAAAGTGGCGGGTACATGAGGATTAAACAGaggtagaaaaaaaataaatacataaataaataaagacaggaCTCATCCAGAAGAACAGGAAATAAGAGGCTGAAAAGGAACTTTTCATAATATTTACCTGCTTTGCTACTCTTGTTTGCTTGCGTGTTGGACACTGTGACGGACAGGCGGTTGTCAGGTCGACGGGCAGGAGTGGCTGGCGGAGAGTCATGGCTCAAAGCGTTGGCAATCATACGAGTGGCAGCTGAGAAAAAGAAGgacaagaagagagaaaagtagCTGAGGATTTAGCTTGTTCTCTGTAGGAGCTCTTCGTGTTCTGTCCTTAAAGACAAGATCAGACGACAGCTGGGCCTGCGTGAGGCCTTTTAGACATGCAGATGTGTGCATTAAAGATATACAGcacaatttttttaaattatgttgctGCAGGtcagattctctctctctcacacacacacacacacacacacacacacgtgacatCTCTGAAATGCCACACAGTCCTTAACTAGACAGATGATACTGAGCCAGTAACCGAGGTACAGAATACCCAGTCTGCAAACTGCCCAAAATATAATTCCGTGCATCAATACACACTGACAAATCTACCAAATCAAAAACGAACCTCATCTGATTCGCAACAGCTGCAGAATTTCTTTAGTtgcaaatgtattattattatttttaaagggATCAAAGAACATTCTTCTAAATTGAAACTTAATTTCTTCCGAGGGACATATAGAAACATCAACCTGTGGTGCTAAAGTGTTCGCTATTTTCTCCACAAGATCAGAATGATAAAGAAGAACGTGGCTGGCTATCCGTAACGGTTATGTGACCTGTTTACTTGGTCGGTTTAGAGACAGTGTGGCAGGACAAATTAGAAACAGGTGcttatacattttataaaacatcaaTGAATGGCACCAGTGTAATATCTAGCATGAAAAAGCATATGATACCGACATATTGACTTTTTACCCACCCCTACGGTTAACTTTTATTTGCAAACTCTAATTCTATGACACTGATGAAATGTTGGACTGTTTGATTTAATCACTGCAGGCAGAGTGTATTATCAGACCACTGTTGATTCACATTGCTTCTGGTTGGGCTGATATATAGgtcatcttaataaaaaaaaacaatgtagcACGCTGGGTGTAAACAGTAGAAACAAAGTCTAAAAATGCATCATTTAACACTTACCATTCTGTTGTGTCCCTAAACttcaatttataaaaaaaaaaatcactataACTTCTGACAAGGAAAACTGTTTTAATTATGGTCGAtgtagaaaagtaaaatgtagATACTTACGAGTATTGGCAGTTCTTCTGAGCTCAGCTTTAACACTGGTCTGTCCTGAGGAGATGGCTTCTGTGGCCATTTTGCACATGTCCTGATGATGGAAGACACATTACAGAGGTTATATAAAGTCACAGACTACTGAGAATCAATGAACCCTGCTGATGACAGCAGCGACTTTGAAAGACATCAATTCCCCATGAGTGCGTTCACAGTAATAGAGGAGCTATTCcagtgttattttgtttgtataaGCCCACACAAGTGGGACCGtccattttcaacatttcattacTTCAGAACATGAAACATGTTGAGTCTGATCTCACCTGCCTGTAGACCTGCTTGGCATGTTTAAGAATGGCAATTATGTCACCAATGACTGTAATGCCGAGGTCCATCATGATGTCTTTACTGAGGTCCATCAGCATGTTCTTGTGAATTCTgcagtaacaaaaaaaatcagaaaatatgTACATGTACTTCTTTTCCCTCAAAGAAAAACAGTGCCCATTAGTTCACAGTGAAAACGAACCCAGAGTTGTAACCATTAAGTCAAATAGACTTACAGCTAAATAATTCACTTGACAGTTTCAGTTCCATAACAGCTGCCATAACAACCTGTGCAAAGGACTAGGGTTGGGGACCAAAAACCAGATCCAAATTAGAACCAAATCCAAAATGCCAAGAATCGTGGATTTCTGTTCTGCTTCAGTTCCTAAACGCGATTACCCTTTATAATTGCACACAAAGGCTAGATACCTGCAAGGACATGGCTATCTGCCAGGACCTGTATATGTCATACATCAATGCACCAGCATGTTGATTTGTTTAGATAAGCAAGCATGGCTAGTCACAATAGCAGTGAAAGATGTCATACATGAGACATGAAGAGAGATAAGAACAGCCATTACCGTATAAAACAACTATTTGTTCCTCTAAAGTCtaaacctattggcctcaggtgaagataccaacgatggtcgttcagtcttggccacaggtagtcttaacgactgtaacgactgtcgtcacagcaacaaggaacactaacgaaccagcggtatcgatgacccgggataacgaccccactgaggttaaatagctgagtttccctgccagtcagtcagaactgaagaagtcctttggatgagggacgaaacgtcttccagtatcttcaaccagttgcccttgattttaaccttcgttggataactaaaGTCTAAAAGTACTCAAAAAGTTGAGATGGTAGCCTCAACACTGTAGGGTGCTTCTGAGCAGCAGCTCAGGCTCAGCGCAAATTTAGGGCATTAATTGCTGTGGGTGCAAAGGAAAATTTGTATCtgttagtttttatttcaataaaagatttataaaataGAGTCATCAAAGTTTTGTCCACATCAAAGGTATTCAGTCTGCGCAGAAAATGAAGCCTCTGAAGACCCTTATTGTAGACAGTAGTGTCATGATCAAAGTTCAAGTTTTTGTCAATAACTCCACTGTCTCAATAGGTGAGCCCTTGATTATTGTTGGAGAGGTTGAGTATGGAGTTTTCTCTATTTCTATGAAGTCTATGACCATGCTTTtagttttaaggacatttaacTTCAAGAAGTGGTGCTCACACCAATTAACAAAGTTGTTCAAAACTGGCCCATGGCCAACCTCCATCCTGGAGCAGACTGACTAAAACCgtgtcatccacaaacttcagAAGAAATCTGTTATTGTGGTGACTCCTACAGTCATTTGTATATAGGAGATACAATAGTGGGGACAGGACACACCCCTGGGGTGAGCATGTCGATGACAACTGCTTCTG
Proteins encoded:
- the lg17h19orf47 gene encoding uncharacterized protein C19orf47 homolog isoform X6, translating into MLMDLSKDIMMDLGITVIGDIIAILKHAKQVYRQDMCKMATEAISSGQTSVKAELRRTANTPATRMIANALSHDSPPATPARRPDNRLSVTVSNTQANKSSKAVVSQPADEGNGLPGVKRRRVTAEMEGKYIINMPKGTTPRTRRILAQQAKKGLKRTSVFARLGAESKADTTTSNNKPTGVFSRLDRGPEEANRLRLAKMAGNMDVDDGDNSDGDCSVLQYAGVLKRPAPSQTKEPATKPPPTTLRRLGGKFKLPPSDTPTSSSTSASSLNGLPPAKISVLQRLGKLPSTHPNKALSPTPADTQDNRVTSTRPKAQERLTIASPKVSSSTGALAGGAAAGGGESLGAQMDVRAISVFKRLGSKKT
- the lg17h19orf47 gene encoding uncharacterized protein C19orf47 homolog isoform X4, whose amino-acid sequence is MLMTNANTLNLRCSLKSTSEWIQFFKDAGIPAGLAVTYAVSFVDNRIHKNMLMDLSKDIMMDLGITVIGDIIAILKHAKQVYRQDMCKMATEAISSGQTSVKAELRRTANTPATRMIANALSHDSPPATPARRPDNRLSVTVSNTQANKSSKAVVSQPADEGNGLPGVKRRRVTAEMEGKYIINMPKGTTPRTRRILAQQAKKGLKRTSVFARLGAESKADTTTSNNKPTGVFSRLDRGPEEANRLRLAKMAGNMDVDDGDNSDGDCSVLQYAGVLKRPAPSQTKEPATKPPPTTLRRLGGKFKLPPSDTPTSSSTSASSLNGLPPAKISVLQRLGKLPSTHPNKALSPTPADTQDNRVTSTRPKAQERLTIASPKVSSSTGALAGGAAAGGGESLGAQMDVRAISVFKRLGSKKT
- the lg17h19orf47 gene encoding uncharacterized protein C19orf47 homolog isoform X5, whose translation is MASVTTATSEWIQFFKDAGIPAGLAVTYAVSFVDNRIHKNMLMDLSKDIMMDLGITVIGDIIAILKHAKQVYRQDMCKMATEAISSGQTSVKAELRRTANTPATRMIANALSHDSPPATPARRPDNRLSVTVSNTQANKSSKAVVSQPADEGNGLPGVKRRRVTAEMEGKYIINMPKGTTPRTRRILAQQAKKGLKRTSVFARLGAESKADTTTSNNKPTGVFSRLDRGPEEANRLRLAKMAGNMDVDDGDNSDGDCSVLQYAGVLKRPAPSQTKEPATKPPPTTLRRLGGKFKLPPSDTPTSSSTSASSLNGLPPAKISVLQRLGKLPSTHPNKALSPTPADTQDNRVTSTRPKAQERLTIASPKVSSSTGALAGGAAAGGGESLGAQMDVRAISVFKRLGSKKT
- the lg17h19orf47 gene encoding uncharacterized protein C19orf47 homolog isoform X2, whose protein sequence is MLLSLQVYVSYWRFVPRPSPTVVYSITENHHLQSTSEWIQFFKDAGIPAGLAVTYAVSFVDNRIHKNMLMDLSKDIMMDLGITVIGDIIAILKHAKQVYRQDMCKMATEAISSGQTSVKAELRRTANTPATRMIANALSHDSPPATPARRPDNRLSVTVSNTQANKSSKAVVSQPADEGNGLPGVKRRRVTAEMEGKYIINMPKGTTPRTRRILAQQAKKGLKRTSVFARLGAESKADTTTSNNKPTGVFSRLDRGPEEANRLRLAKMAGNMDVDDGDNSDGDCSVLQYAGVLKRPAPSQTKEPATKPPPTTLRRLGGKFKLPPSDTPTSSSTSASSLNGLPPAKISVLQRLGKLPSTHPNKALSPTPADTQDNRVTSTRPKAQERLTIASPKVSSSTGALAGGAAAGGGESLGAQMDVRAISVFKRLGSKKT
- the lg17h19orf47 gene encoding uncharacterized protein C19orf47 homolog isoform X3, giving the protein MLLSLQVYVSYWRFVPRPSPTVVYSITENHHLQCNVSFICITLKRPTYCYYATSEWIQFFKDAGIPAGLAVTYAVSFVDNRIHKNMLMDLSKDIMMDLGITVIGDIIAILKHAKQVYRQDMCKMATEAISSGQTSVKAELRRTANTPATRMIANALSHDSPPATPARRPDNRLSVTVSNTQANKSSKAVVSQPADEGNGLPGVKRRRVTAEMEGLKRTSVFARLGAESKADTTTSNNKPTGVFSRLDRGPEEANRLRLAKMAGNMDVDDGDNSDGDCSVLQYAGVLKRPAPSQTKEPATKPPPTTLRRLGGKFKLPPSDTPTSSSTSASSLNGLPPAKISVLQRLGKLPSTHPNKALSPTPADTQDNRVTSTRPKAQERLTIASPKVSSSTGALAGGAAAGGGESLGAQMDVRAISVFKRLGSKKT